The following are encoded together in the Lactuca sativa cultivar Salinas chromosome 1, Lsat_Salinas_v11, whole genome shotgun sequence genome:
- the LOC111886043 gene encoding protein FAR1-RELATED SEQUENCE 9-like: protein MGDQEPDVNNHIYEEHYLASDDGNGIEDFDFPDNDTLYNDGFQTGESSNPNLEDANNDEDENHLVDEDIEVNIDYSEGQPHVTHEDTEFNIDFIKEQEHVTHDYVSPGGTLYWTPIVLDDIKPKVSSKFNSYGEAETMYRKYALESGFDVRLGRVQKMKNGIITNRHIVCNREGGRDAKFLVDKMNDRKKNVPSFTFEYKVSNKRLNSLFWADETAKYNYNSFGDVISLDATFNMNKYDMVFVPFTGIDNHKKCVTFGAGLLSKEDGVSYEWLLRAFLKAFRKQHQLVLSDQDPALKKAIHKVFPLAHHRLCMWHITKKLPNKILSIEDATTNQNFRKRFHSIIWNSKLEPHEFENVWHQMLEEFKITDNTWMNTMYGLRKSWIPAFFKHIPMSGLMRTTSLSESQNWSFQTTTLTGSYLVMFMMTFESVMERQRHNQILNDFNTATTFPKFITHTPYEPHASKVYTRKIFYQVQKEISRSEDNCFQKNVISSNGVDTIIVMEKRKNITIRQTNDVDVDDKDEEYNYDCLIRDTEYTVTHSTKDGSFKCICMHFEHLGILCRHIFYVFKFYGIEQIPEKYILKRWRRDVIPTELLKRRFTNSFADSTSDMTAIDIFSTVDRCVSFLSHDAAKLKLYLDEQNNLKKKIQSDVNDIQNPTDIRNKGCGSRGKRLKSTKEMIEKEISKPKRKCATCEQMVHHDKRNCPLKNTKK, encoded by the exons ATGGGCGATCAAGAACCAGATGTCAATAATCATATTTATGAGGAACATTATTTGGCTAGTGATGATGGCAATGGAATTGAAGATTTCGATTTTCCTGATAATGATACACTATATAATGACGGATTTCAAACAGGAGAAAGCAGTAATCCTAATTTAG AGGACGCAAATAATGATGAAGACGAAAATCACTTAGTTGATGAAGACATAGAGGTTAATATTGATTACAGTGAAG GACAACCACATGTTACTCATGAAGATACAGAGTTTAATATTGATTTCATTAAAG AACAAGAACATGTTACTCATGATTATGTTTCTCCTGGTGGCACCTTGTATTGGACTCCGATTGTTTTAGACGACATCAAACCAAAAGTCTCATCAAAATTTAATTCATATGGTGAAGCAGAAACAATGTATAGAAAATATGCATTAGAATCTGGTTTTGATGTCAGGCTTGGAAGAGTCCAAAAAATGAAAAATGGGATTATTACAAACAGACATATTGTGTGCAATCGGGAAG GTGGGAGGGACGCAAAATTCCTTGTTGACAAGATGAATGATAGGAAGAAAAATGTCCCATCATTTACTTTTGAGTATAAAGTGTCGAACAAGAGATTGAATTCTTTATTCTGGGCTGACGAAACAGCAAAGTATAATTACAATTCATTCGGAGACGTTATATCACTCGATGCCACATTCAACATGAATAA gtATGATATGGTTTTTGTACCGTTTACTGGCATTGACAATCACAAAAAATGTGTAACATTTGGTGCTGGTCTTTTAAGTAAAGAAGATGGAGTTTCTTATGAATGGTTGCTTAGAGCTTTTTTGAAAGCTTTTAGAAAACAACATCAATTGGTTTTATCTGATCAAGATCCAGCTTTGAAAAAAGCTATACATAAGGTTTTCCCATTGGCACATCATAGGTTATGTATGTGGCATATAACGAAGAAGTTGCCAAATAAG ATTTTATCAATTGAAGATGCAACAACCAATCAAAATTTTCGAAAGCGTTTTCACTCTATAATTTGGAATTCTAAGCTGGAACCACATGAATTCGAGAATGTGTGGCATCAGATGTTGGAGGAGTTTAAAATTACTGATAACACTTGGATGAATACAATGTATGGATTGCGAAAATCTTGGATCCCCGCATTTTTCAAGCACATTCCAATGTCTGGTCTTATGCGGACTACATCGCTGTCTGAAAGTCAGAATTGGTCATTTCAAACCACGACACTAACCGGTTCTTATCTTGTCATGTTTATGATGACATTTGAATCAGTTATGGAACGACAACGACATAACCAAATTCTCAATGATTTTAATACTGCCACCACTTTTCCTAAATTCATTACCCATACTCCGTATGAACCTCATGCTTCAAAGGTATATACACGAAAGATATTTTATCAGGTTCAGAAGGAGATATCAAGATCTGAAGATAATTGTTTCCAAAAGAATGTGATATCTTCCAACGGTGTTGACACGATTATTGTTATGGAGAAAAGAAAGAACATAACTATTAGGCAAACAAATGATGTCGATGTTGATGACAAAGATGAGGAATACAATTACGATTGTCTTATAAGGGATACTGAATACACG GTCACACACTCAACAAAAGATGGTTCGTTCAAATGTATTTGTATGCATTTTGAACATTTAGGTATCTTATGCAGACACATATTCTATGTGTTTAAGTTTTATGGCATCGAACAAATTCCTGAAAAGTACATTTTGAAACGTTGGCGTAGGGATGTCATTCCAACAGAATTACTGAAAAGACGCTTCACTAATTCTTTCGCCGATTCTACTTCCGACATGACTGCTATTGATATTTTTTCAACTGTTGACCGTTGTGTGTCTTTTTTGAGTCACGATGCAGCAAAGTTAAAGTTATACCTCGACGAACAGaataacttgaaaaaaaaaattc AATCTGATGTTAATGACATTCAGAATCCTACAGATATTCGTAATAAAGGTTGCGGTAGTCGTGGGAAAAGATTAAAATCTACAAAAGAGATGATAGAGAAGGAAATCTCGAAACCTAAGAGAAAATGTGCTACATGTGAACAGATGGTTCATCATGACAAAAGAAATTGTCCTCTAAAGAACACCAAGAAATAA